A DNA window from Pyrus communis chromosome 3, drPyrComm1.1, whole genome shotgun sequence contains the following coding sequences:
- the LOC137730228 gene encoding NAC domain-containing protein 21/22-like — MSNISMVEAKLPPGFRFHPRDEELVCDYLMKKVAQSDSTLMIEVDLNKSEPWDIPESACVGRKEWYFYSQRDRKYATGLRTNRATATGYWKATGKDRSIRRKGILVGMRKTLVFYQGRAPKGRKSDWVMHEFRLEGPLSPPEISPLKEDWVLCRVLYKNREIAAKPSMGISCYDDTSTLTLPALMDSYISFDGQTQTQTHTETQPQEYEQVPCFSMFSQNQTNPIFTHTDITSSQPNIPTKHNNNTNTTTFGGLPNVTNFLDPFSCDKKVLKAILSHLTKMESTTYPTLDGSSPSLGEGSTENYLSDVGMPNNIWSHY; from the exons ATGAGCAACATAAGCATGGTGGAGGCAAAGTTGCCACCAGGGTTCAGGTTCCATCCAAGAGACGAAGAGCTTGTGTGTGACTATTTGATGAAGAAGGTGGCTCAATCTGACTCAACCCTTATGATTGAAGTTGACCTCAACAAGTCTGAGCCATGGGATATCCCTG AAAGTGCATGTGTGGGAAGGAAAGAATGGTACTTCTACAGTCAGCGTGATCGTAAATATGCAACAGGGCTTCGAACAAACCGTGCAACTGCAACAGGGTATTGGAAGGCCACAGGAAAAGATAGGTCAATCCGTCGCAAAGGAATCCTTGTTGGGATGAGAAAAACCTTGGTCTTCTACCAGGGCCGAGCTCCCAAAGGCAGAAAATCCGATTGGGTCATGCATGAGTTTCGGCTTGAAGGTCCTCTTAGTCCTCCTGAAATCTCTCCTCTCAAG GAAGATTGGGTTTTGTGCAGAGTGCTTTATAAAAACCGAGAGATAGCTGCCAAACCCAGCATGGGAATTAGCTGTTACGATGACACGAGCACTTTAACTCTGCCTGCCTTGATGGACTCCTACATCAGTTTCGATGGCCAAACTCAGACTCAGACACACACAGAGACTCAACCCCAAGAGTATGAGCAAGTGCCCTGCTTCTCCATGTTCTCCCAGAACCAAACCAACCCAATTTTCACACACACTGACATCACCAGTTCTCAACCAAACATACCCACCAAGCACAATAATAATACCAACACAACCACATTTGGAGGGTTGCCAAATGTGACCAATTTTCTTGACCCTTTTTCATGTGACAAAAAGGTGCTAAAAGCTATTTTGAGTCACCTTACCAAGATGGAAAGTACCACTTATCCTACTTTGGATGGCTCATCACCAAGCCTTGGGGAAGGAAGTACAGAAAACTACCTATCTGATGTCGGCATGCCCAACAATATTTGGAGCCACTACTGA